In a single window of the Terrirubrum flagellatum genome:
- a CDS encoding lysozyme, which produces MIQKHRGKVTGAAVAVVGLAVGIVGPFEGLRTKAYPDIVGVITVCYGETRGVKIGDSYTKEQCDEMLGDALVDFEAGVRNCVPGEIPDKRRASYVSLAYNIGVGGFCRSTVARKANEGDARGSCDAMLAWNKAGGRVVAGLTRRREAERKICLSAL; this is translated from the coding sequence ATGATCCAGAAACATCGCGGCAAGGTCACGGGCGCCGCCGTCGCCGTCGTCGGCCTTGCGGTCGGCATCGTTGGTCCATTCGAGGGTCTGCGCACGAAGGCTTACCCCGACATCGTCGGAGTGATCACCGTTTGTTACGGCGAGACGCGCGGCGTGAAGATCGGCGACTCCTACACCAAGGAGCAATGCGACGAGATGCTTGGCGACGCACTCGTCGATTTTGAGGCTGGCGTCCGCAACTGTGTTCCGGGCGAAATCCCGGACAAGCGCCGGGCCTCTTACGTCAGCCTTGCCTACAACATCGGCGTCGGCGGATTCTGTCGCTCGACCGTGGCGCGGAAGGCGAATGAGGGAGACGCCCGCGGATCCTGCGACGCCATGCTCGCCTGGAACAAGGCGGGCGGACGCGTGGTCGCCGGCCTGACTCGCCGCCGGGAGGCCGAGCGCAAGATCTGTCTGTCGGCGCTGTGA
- a CDS encoding tyrosine-type recombinase/integrase, with product MVSVKKRSWTTNGVKRQGYRVRYVDDKEVQRQRTFPTLREANDFRDELVGALGDGTHVPDAESLTVAEAAENWLAACKVGREGRPPLEASTMRAYTAHVERFIKPKLGKRWLNDLRKPMMVKFRDELLLDGNSPGMVKRVMGAMSNMLKWCSHRGEIANNVAYGVTVATSKRHAAEEEPFILPPKDVVREMLSAADRWCAKPPGVVIRGKMTSMERITVERAIWWRAILAVLVGAGTRVSEALGMPIDGLIRQKQQLEIKQRADEFGKIGLPKSAAGFRKIPVDAAVFGFIDEWLAVRPKILGEGMKSDLLFCNGPGKAELYRNLHRRFWTPLLIEVGAARQVTGADGKERVDADFGIHALRHFHASLCIAAGMEAKTLQARMGHSSIQVTMDIYGHLFEDHEAESVRLEQATRATGGLFGSTNGQGMGKKAIPGGQDIDNI from the coding sequence ATGGTCTCCGTAAAAAAGCGCTCCTGGACGACGAATGGCGTGAAGCGCCAAGGCTATCGCGTTCGCTATGTCGACGACAAAGAAGTCCAGCGGCAGCGGACTTTTCCAACCTTGAGAGAGGCGAACGATTTCCGAGACGAACTCGTCGGCGCTTTGGGCGATGGGACGCACGTTCCCGACGCCGAGAGCCTGACGGTCGCCGAAGCGGCCGAAAATTGGCTCGCGGCATGCAAGGTCGGTCGCGAGGGCCGGCCGCCGCTGGAGGCGTCGACCATGCGCGCCTACACCGCGCACGTTGAGCGCTTCATCAAGCCGAAGCTGGGCAAGCGGTGGCTCAACGACCTGCGCAAGCCGATGATGGTAAAGTTTCGCGACGAACTGCTGCTCGACGGCAATTCGCCCGGCATGGTGAAGCGCGTCATGGGCGCGATGTCGAACATGCTCAAATGGTGCTCGCACCGCGGCGAGATAGCCAACAATGTCGCCTATGGCGTGACGGTCGCCACGTCGAAGCGCCACGCGGCTGAGGAAGAGCCCTTCATCCTGCCGCCGAAGGACGTGGTTCGGGAGATGCTCTCTGCCGCCGACCGCTGGTGCGCGAAGCCGCCTGGCGTCGTGATCCGCGGCAAGATGACCTCGATGGAGCGGATCACGGTCGAGCGCGCCATCTGGTGGCGCGCGATCCTCGCCGTGCTTGTGGGCGCCGGGACGCGCGTGTCCGAGGCCTTGGGCATGCCGATCGACGGCCTGATCCGCCAGAAGCAGCAGCTCGAAATCAAGCAGCGCGCCGATGAGTTCGGGAAGATCGGCCTGCCGAAGAGCGCCGCCGGCTTCCGCAAGATCCCGGTCGATGCAGCCGTCTTCGGTTTCATTGACGAGTGGCTGGCGGTCCGACCGAAGATCCTTGGCGAAGGCATGAAGAGTGACCTGCTCTTTTGCAATGGGCCGGGGAAGGCCGAGCTCTATCGCAACCTGCACCGCCGATTCTGGACGCCGTTGCTCATCGAGGTAGGCGCCGCGCGGCAGGTAACAGGCGCTGACGGGAAGGAGCGAGTCGACGCCGATTTCGGGATTCACGCGCTGCGCCATTTCCACGCGAGCCTCTGCATCGCCGCAGGCATGGAGGCGAAGACCCTGCAGGCGCGCATGGGCCACTCATCGATCCAGGTCACGATGGATATCTACGGCCACCTGTTCGAGGACCACGAGGCCGAGAGCGTGCGGCTCGAACAGGCGACGCGAGCGACCGGCGGCCTTTTCGGATCGACAAATGGGCAAGGAATGGGCAAGAAGGCCATTCCTGGTGGTCAAGATATTGATAACATTTGA
- a CDS encoding low affinity iron permease family protein, which translates to MSRMFSRFANLVARWAGKPITFALATAVIIAWAASGPLFGFSDTWQLVINTGTTIVTFLMVFLIQNSQNRDGAAIQTKLDEIIRAIERAHNDFIGIEHLTEEDLEEIRRDCEKAAGGEEDAEEISERLRKSFGRLSGAARYNRQ; encoded by the coding sequence ATGTCGAGGATGTTTTCACGCTTCGCCAATCTGGTCGCGCGCTGGGCGGGAAAACCGATCACCTTTGCGCTCGCGACGGCGGTCATCATCGCCTGGGCGGCGTCAGGGCCATTGTTCGGATTCTCCGATACCTGGCAGCTCGTGATCAACACGGGGACGACGATCGTCACCTTCCTCATGGTGTTCCTGATTCAGAACTCGCAGAACCGCGACGGCGCTGCGATCCAGACAAAGCTCGATGAGATCATCCGCGCCATAGAGCGCGCGCACAACGATTTCATCGGCATCGAACATCTTACCGAAGAAGACCTCGAAGAGATCCGCAGGGATTGCGAGAAAGCAGCCGGCGGCGAGGAGGATGCGGAGGAGATAAGCGAACGGTTACGAAAATCGTTCGGGCGCCTGAGCGGCGCAGCGCGCTACAATAGACAATAG
- a CDS encoding GGDEF domain-containing protein has protein sequence MAWINVLLLLVEAAIYFAVMAALFRARKRVGVGLFVCVLGVMHFVETYLASVFYVALPFGVISPGSTVLFSGKLMMLLLLYIKEDAVTVRQPVYGLLAGNFLVVGLAFILRQHEVAPIAGRLPDLAFIDQMGVLMVWGTTLLFIDAIAIILLYEKLGRWLGPAQWPRILIASCCILTFDQIGFYLALRVVIGAPIAVLFGGWFAKMGAAFVFSLMIALYLRVFERAETRVAGPIGDIFDALTYRERYEALVARADRDGLTGLFNRARFDEAGAALFQANNRRRSDISLLLIDVDHFKGINDRFGHSAGDQVLRDIAEVLQESTPDRNRVYRIGGEEFAILVHVPHNVACLLGERVRLGVRRRRLTTHIPATVSVGVASASEDMRCLADLFEIADRHLYAAKADGRDRVRGQSTADAAHAAASNIRFG, from the coding sequence ATGGCGTGGATCAACGTTTTGCTGCTGCTCGTCGAAGCGGCGATCTATTTCGCCGTCATGGCTGCGTTGTTCAGAGCCCGCAAGCGCGTCGGCGTCGGGCTGTTCGTATGCGTTCTCGGCGTCATGCATTTCGTCGAGACCTATCTCGCCAGCGTCTTCTATGTCGCGCTGCCGTTCGGCGTCATTTCACCAGGCTCCACGGTGCTATTTTCCGGCAAGCTGATGATGCTGCTCCTCCTCTACATCAAGGAGGACGCGGTCACGGTGCGGCAGCCGGTGTATGGCCTGCTCGCCGGCAACTTCCTCGTGGTCGGGCTCGCTTTCATTCTACGCCAGCATGAGGTGGCGCCGATCGCCGGGCGCCTTCCCGATCTCGCCTTCATCGATCAGATGGGCGTGCTGATGGTGTGGGGCACGACGCTTCTATTCATAGACGCGATCGCCATCATCCTGCTCTACGAAAAGCTCGGCCGCTGGCTCGGTCCCGCGCAATGGCCGCGCATCCTGATCGCTTCCTGCTGCATCCTGACTTTCGACCAGATCGGATTTTATCTCGCGTTGCGCGTCGTGATCGGCGCGCCGATTGCGGTTCTTTTCGGCGGCTGGTTCGCCAAGATGGGAGCGGCCTTTGTCTTCAGCCTGATGATCGCTCTTTATCTCAGGGTTTTCGAGCGCGCGGAAACGCGCGTCGCCGGGCCGATTGGCGACATCTTTGACGCGCTCACCTATCGCGAACGCTATGAGGCGCTGGTCGCGCGCGCCGATCGCGACGGGCTGACAGGACTTTTCAATCGCGCTCGCTTCGATGAAGCCGGCGCGGCGCTGTTTCAGGCGAACAATCGCCGCAGGTCCGACATCAGCCTCCTGCTGATCGACGTCGATCATTTCAAGGGGATCAATGACCGGTTCGGCCATTCCGCCGGCGATCAGGTTCTGCGGGATATCGCCGAGGTGCTTCAGGAATCCACGCCGGATCGCAATCGCGTCTATCGCATCGGCGGCGAGGAGTTCGCCATTCTTGTCCATGTTCCGCACAATGTCGCCTGTCTGCTTGGCGAACGCGTGCGGCTCGGCGTTCGTCGCCGCCGGCTGACGACGCACATTCCAGCGACAGTCAGCGTCGGCGTCGCCAGCGCGTCGGAAGACATGCGCTGTCTCGCTGATCTCTTCGAGATCGCCGATCGCCATCTCTACGCCGCCAAGGCCGACGGCCGCGACCGCGTCAGGGGACAATCCACAGCGGACGCCGCACACGCCGCCGCGTCGAACATTCGCTTCGGCTGA
- a CDS encoding plasmid stabilization protein → MPRGDKSKYTDKQERKADHIAEGYEERGVPEKEAERRAWATVNKDDAGGKKSGSGRGAHTGHPAAHKGGRLGGEASAERPASERSASARKAAATRKRHEREHAHH, encoded by the coding sequence ATGCCACGCGGCGACAAATCGAAATACACCGACAAGCAGGAGCGGAAAGCCGACCATATCGCCGAAGGTTATGAGGAGCGCGGCGTGCCGGAGAAGGAGGCGGAGCGTCGAGCCTGGGCGACGGTCAACAAGGACGACGCCGGCGGCAAGAAATCAGGCTCGGGCCGCGGCGCGCACACCGGGCATCCGGCGGCGCATAAAGGCGGTCGTCTCGGCGGCGAGGCGTCGGCGGAGCGGCCTGCTTCAGAGCGTTCTGCGTCGGCGAGGAAGGCGGCCGCCACGCGCAAGCGCCATGAACGTGAGCACGCGCATCACTGA
- a CDS encoding ABC transporter substrate-binding protein gives MRLLRSILGGLAVAAVLAVAPLSAKTPANVLVVAKNIDDIVSLDPAQAYEFTSGEIVVNLYDRLVQYDPANLEKLQPSLAESWKVSDDGKTITFKLRPGVKFSSGNPLRPEDVVFSFKRVIVLKKAPAFILSQFGWTADNIDQMVKKVSADEVAVTIAEKFAPSFVLNALAARPGAIVDEVEAMKNAKDGDLGNGWLTRNSAGTGPFTLRAWRAGEGVTLDANPTHFRGAPKLRQVVLRHVAEAGAQRLLIENGDADIARNLGPDQIAALAEKPGVKIENYPQAAVHFLSLNIKHEKLKNPALWEALRWMIDYDGIAKTLLRGQMKVHQAFWPEGFAGSVDDTPFKLDIAKAKEILAKGGVQPGLTIDMDVISSAPFTDIGQSIQATMAQAGVKLNLIPGSSAQVITKYRARNHEAMLLYWGPDFMDPHSNAKAFAYNTDNSDGAPQSTTTWRNSWAPAELSKLTQAALVEPDAGKRLDMYRELQRAVMKEAPWAMTFQAQAQVALRSEVKGFIHGAVSDLVFYSGVTKD, from the coding sequence ATGCGTCTGTTGCGATCGATCCTGGGCGGCCTTGCCGTCGCCGCCGTTCTTGCTGTTGCTCCATTGTCGGCGAAGACGCCCGCGAATGTTTTGGTCGTCGCCAAGAATATTGACGACATCGTCAGCCTCGATCCGGCGCAGGCCTACGAGTTCACCAGCGGCGAGATCGTCGTCAATCTCTATGACCGGCTCGTGCAGTACGATCCGGCGAATCTGGAGAAGCTGCAGCCGAGTCTCGCGGAAAGCTGGAAGGTCTCGGATGACGGCAAGACGATCACCTTCAAGCTGAGGCCGGGCGTCAAATTCTCGTCCGGCAACCCGCTGCGGCCGGAAGATGTCGTGTTCTCCTTCAAGCGCGTCATTGTGCTGAAGAAGGCGCCGGCCTTCATTCTCTCGCAGTTCGGCTGGACTGCCGACAATATCGACCAGATGGTGAAGAAGGTCTCGGCTGATGAAGTCGCGGTGACCATCGCCGAGAAATTCGCGCCATCCTTCGTGCTCAACGCGCTCGCGGCCCGGCCAGGCGCGATCGTCGATGAAGTCGAGGCGATGAAGAACGCCAAGGACGGCGATCTCGGCAATGGCTGGCTGACGCGCAACTCCGCCGGCACAGGCCCGTTCACCCTGCGCGCGTGGCGCGCCGGCGAGGGCGTCACGCTCGATGCGAACCCGACGCACTTCCGCGGCGCGCCGAAATTGCGCCAGGTCGTGTTGCGCCATGTGGCGGAGGCGGGCGCGCAGCGTCTGCTGATCGAGAATGGGGACGCCGACATCGCGCGCAATCTCGGACCTGATCAGATCGCGGCGCTCGCCGAGAAGCCGGGCGTGAAGATCGAGAATTATCCGCAGGCGGCGGTGCATTTCCTCAGCCTCAACATCAAGCATGAGAAGCTGAAAAATCCGGCGTTGTGGGAGGCGCTGCGCTGGATGATCGATTATGACGGCATCGCCAAAACGCTGTTGCGCGGCCAGATGAAGGTGCATCAGGCCTTCTGGCCGGAAGGCTTCGCGGGCTCGGTCGATGATACGCCCTTCAAGCTCGACATCGCCAAGGCGAAAGAGATTCTCGCCAAGGGCGGCGTGCAGCCCGGCCTCACGATCGACATGGATGTGATCTCGTCCGCGCCGTTCACGGATATTGGCCAGTCGATCCAGGCGACGATGGCGCAGGCGGGCGTCAAGCTCAATCTGATCCCCGGCTCGTCAGCGCAGGTGATCACGAAGTATCGCGCCCGCAATCATGAGGCGATGCTGCTCTATTGGGGCCCTGACTTCATGGACCCGCATTCAAACGCCAAGGCGTTCGCCTACAACACCGACAATTCCGACGGCGCTCCGCAGAGCACGACGACCTGGCGCAATTCATGGGCGCCGGCCGAATTGTCGAAGCTGACGCAGGCCGCGCTGGTCGAACCGGATGCGGGCAAGCGGCTCGACATGTATCGCGAACTGCAGCGCGCCGTGATGAAGGAGGCGCCGTGGGCGATGACCTTCCAGGCGCAAGCTCAGGTGGCGCTGCGGAGTGAAGTGAAAGGCTTCATCCACGGCGCGGTGAGCGATCTCGTGTTCTACAGCGGCGTGACGAAGGACTGA
- a CDS encoding FABP family protein, whose translation MLPIPADIFTEPDDVAPDGLANLGPLRRLAGVWQADKGIDINPKAQGPERRVFREHVRMDPIDPQANGPQLFYGLRYHIHINTPEEDVTFHDQVGYWLWEPATGLIMQSVTIPRGQVVLAAGHAKPDDRTISVSAKRGDALYGICSTEFLDEAFRTNSYRCDIIFNDDASWTYNIETELLVRGRDQPFNHHDTNTLKLVEAPTLNPLAMILRDRGKQGQS comes from the coding sequence ATGCTGCCCATTCCCGCCGATATCTTCACCGAGCCCGACGATGTCGCGCCTGACGGGCTCGCCAATCTTGGTCCGCTCCGTCGACTTGCGGGCGTCTGGCAGGCGGATAAGGGGATCGACATCAATCCCAAAGCTCAAGGGCCGGAGCGCCGCGTCTTTCGCGAACATGTTCGAATGGATCCGATCGATCCGCAGGCCAATGGCCCACAGCTCTTCTACGGTTTGCGTTACCACATCCACATCAACACGCCGGAGGAAGATGTCACCTTCCACGATCAGGTTGGCTACTGGCTGTGGGAGCCCGCCACCGGTCTGATCATGCAGAGCGTGACGATTCCAAGGGGGCAGGTCGTTCTCGCCGCGGGCCATGCAAAACCGGACGACAGAACGATTTCCGTCAGCGCGAAACGCGGCGATGCGCTCTACGGAATCTGCTCGACCGAATTTCTCGACGAAGCCTTCCGCACGAACAGCTATCGTTGCGACATCATCTTCAACGATGATGCGAGCTGGACCTACAATATCGAGACCGAGCTGCTGGTCAGGGGACGCGACCAGCCGTTCAACCATCACGACACGAACACGCTGAAGCTCGTCGAAGCTCCGACGCTCAACCCGCTGGCGATGATCCTGCGTGATCGCGGCAAGCAGGGTCAGTCGTAG
- a CDS encoding ABC transporter ATP-binding protein → MTKPAIRIAHLEVRFGLLHAVRDVSFDVAQGESYGLVGESGSGKSTVLRAISGLNPDWSGTIEVNGETQQRKRAKRFYRAAQMVFQDPFGSLHPKQTVDRTLAEPIAIHGLDKAEQRISRALSDVGLGPSFRFRYPHQLSGGQRQRVAIARALILEPSILLLDEPTSALDVSIQAEVLNLLAALRKARGLTMILVSHNLAVVAHMCDRIAVMNSGRIVEETTAAALRSGEPREAYTRQLLAATRGYDRAAARNFVTYD, encoded by the coding sequence ATGACAAAGCCCGCTATCCGCATCGCGCATCTCGAGGTACGCTTCGGCCTTCTCCACGCCGTCCGCGACGTCAGCTTCGACGTTGCGCAGGGCGAGAGTTACGGCCTCGTCGGCGAATCCGGTTCGGGGAAATCGACTGTGCTGCGCGCCATTTCCGGCCTCAATCCGGATTGGAGCGGGACCATCGAGGTCAATGGCGAGACGCAGCAGCGCAAGCGAGCGAAGCGCTTCTATCGCGCCGCCCAGATGGTGTTCCAGGACCCGTTCGGCAGCCTGCATCCCAAGCAGACCGTCGATCGCACGCTCGCCGAACCGATCGCCATTCACGGCCTCGACAAGGCCGAGCAGCGCATCTCGCGCGCGCTGAGCGACGTCGGCCTCGGGCCGTCTTTCCGCTTCCGCTATCCGCATCAGCTTTCAGGTGGCCAGCGCCAGCGCGTCGCCATCGCGCGCGCGCTGATCCTTGAGCCGTCGATCCTGCTGCTCGACGAGCCGACTTCGGCGCTTGATGTGTCGATTCAGGCCGAAGTGCTCAATCTCCTCGCGGCGCTGCGCAAGGCGCGCGGGCTGACGATGATTCTCGTCAGCCACAATCTCGCAGTGGTCGCCCATATGTGCGACCGGATCGCGGTGATGAACAGCGGCCGCATCGTCGAAGAGACGACGGCGGCCGCATTGCGATCAGGCGAGCCCCGCGAAGCCTATACGCGGCAGCTCCTTGCGGCGACGCGCGGCTATGACAGGGCGGCGGCGCGCAACTTCGTCACCTACGACTGA
- a CDS encoding ABC transporter ATP-binding protein, with translation MINTPDQPPLLEVENLRVRFHTRTGIVNAVRGLSFTLGRERLGIVGESGSGKSMTGRAILDLIQPPGEVIADRMHFMGRDLLTMPQNERRELRGERMSMVMQDPKFSLNPVMKVGDQIAEGYRTHRKVSSREARERALEMLDAVRIRNPKRVYDLYPHEVSGGMGQRVMIAMVLIAEPDLLIADEPTSALDVTVQMQVLAILDDLVSERGMGLIFISHDLSLVGSFCDRVIVMYAGKAMETLNARDLANAKHPYTQGLLRCMPELDRTDAALPTLQRDAAWLA, from the coding sequence ATGATCAACACTCCAGACCAGCCGCCGCTCCTTGAAGTCGAGAATCTTCGCGTTCGCTTCCACACGCGCACCGGCATCGTGAACGCCGTGCGCGGCCTCTCCTTCACGCTGGGGCGCGAGCGTCTTGGCATCGTCGGCGAATCCGGGTCCGGCAAATCCATGACCGGCCGCGCCATTCTCGACCTGATCCAGCCGCCGGGCGAGGTGATCGCGGACCGCATGCATTTCATGGGGCGCGATCTTCTGACCATGCCGCAGAACGAACGCCGTGAGTTGCGCGGCGAGCGCATGTCCATGGTGATGCAGGATCCGAAATTCTCGCTCAATCCTGTCATGAAAGTCGGCGACCAGATCGCCGAGGGTTATCGCACTCATCGCAAGGTGAGCAGCCGCGAGGCGCGCGAGCGCGCGCTCGAAATGCTCGACGCCGTGCGCATCCGCAATCCGAAGCGTGTCTATGATCTCTATCCGCACGAGGTCTCCGGCGGCATGGGCCAGCGCGTCATGATCGCGATGGTGCTGATCGCCGAGCCTGACCTTCTCATTGCGGACGAGCCGACATCGGCGCTCGACGTCACCGTGCAGATGCAGGTGCTGGCGATCCTTGATGATCTCGTCAGCGAGCGCGGCATGGGGCTGATCTTCATCAGCCATGATCTCTCGCTTGTCGGCTCCTTCTGCGACCGCGTCATCGTGATGTATGCGGGCAAAGCGATGGAGACGCTCAACGCGCGCGACCTCGCGAACGCGAAGCATCCCTACACGCAGGGCCTGCTGCGCTGCATGCCGGAGCTCGATCGCACCGACGCGGCCCTCCCGACCCTCCAGCGCGACGCGGCGTGGCTCGCATGA
- the nikC gene encoding nickel transporter permease translates to MSTARAYLLSDEPHSRLQSRLGQAYRQWLAFRANPLALLGLGIVVVLLLVAAFAPVIATHDPIAQNLANRLQPMSSSHWLGTDSLGRDIFSRIVYGARITLFIVLLVVVTVGPMGLLIGATAGYFGGWVDTILMRMTDVFLAFPRLILALAFVAALGPGLENAVIAIAFTAWPPYARVARAETLVVRNSDYIAAVRLQGASGLRIVLRHVVPICVPSLIVRTTLDMAGIILTAAGLGFLGLGAQPPLPEWGAMISAGREQIFDQWWVATFPGVAICLCTLGFNLLGDGLRDVLDAK, encoded by the coding sequence ATGAGCACGGCCCGCGCCTATCTCCTTTCCGACGAGCCGCATTCGCGGCTTCAGTCGCGGCTGGGCCAGGCCTATCGGCAATGGCTCGCCTTCCGCGCCAATCCGCTGGCGCTGCTCGGCCTCGGCATCGTCGTCGTCCTGTTGCTGGTCGCGGCCTTCGCGCCTGTGATCGCGACCCATGATCCCATTGCGCAGAATCTCGCCAACCGCCTTCAGCCGATGTCCTCGTCGCACTGGCTTGGCACGGATTCGCTTGGCCGCGACATCTTCAGCCGCATTGTCTATGGCGCGCGCATCACGCTCTTCATTGTGCTGCTCGTGGTCGTGACTGTCGGCCCGATGGGGCTGCTGATCGGCGCGACCGCCGGCTATTTCGGCGGCTGGGTCGACACGATTCTCATGCGCATGACTGACGTGTTCCTCGCCTTCCCGCGCCTCATTCTCGCGCTCGCCTTCGTCGCCGCGTTGGGGCCCGGACTCGAGAATGCGGTGATCGCCATCGCCTTCACGGCCTGGCCGCCCTATGCGCGCGTCGCGCGCGCGGAGACGCTGGTCGTCCGCAACTCCGACTATATCGCCGCCGTGCGATTGCAGGGCGCGAGCGGGCTGCGCATCGTGCTGCGCCACGTGGTGCCGATCTGCGTGCCGTCGCTGATCGTGCGCACCACGCTCGACATGGCCGGCATTATCCTCACCGCTGCGGGACTTGGCTTCCTCGGCCTTGGCGCGCAGCCGCCGCTGCCGGAATGGGGCGCGATGATCTCCGCCGGCCGCGAGCAGATTTTCGATCAGTGGTGGGTCGCAACCTTCCCCGGCGTTGCGATCTGCCTCTGCACCCTGGGCTTCAATTTGCTGGGCGACGGCCTGCGCGACGTGCTGGACGCGAAATGA
- a CDS encoding ABC transporter permease gives MKTYVRIGGREIASILVTFFGLLLVTFLIARVVPIDPVLAVVGDRAPADVYAKAKIELGLDQPLWRQFAIYIGKVLRGDFGNSVLTANPVLTDIKIVFPATLELATLGTIIGVLLGVPMGVAAAVKSGRWPDHIARVVGLFGYSVPVFWLGLMGLLLFYAKLGIVGGPGRVGVAYQDMVTPVTGVILIDSAMQGEWETFRDAFSHLILPASVLGFFSLAYISRMTRSFMLGELQQQYIITARVKGVSEKRVIWVHALRNAAAPMMTVIALSYANLLEGSVLTETIFAWPGLGRYITNSLLNADMNAVLGGTIVVGSVYICVNLISDILARTLDPRAR, from the coding sequence ATGAAAACTTACGTGCGGATCGGCGGTCGCGAGATCGCCTCCATCCTCGTCACCTTCTTCGGGCTGCTGCTCGTCACCTTCCTGATTGCGCGCGTCGTGCCGATCGATCCCGTGCTGGCGGTCGTCGGCGACCGCGCGCCGGCGGATGTCTACGCCAAGGCGAAGATCGAACTCGGTCTCGACCAGCCACTCTGGCGCCAGTTCGCGATCTATATCGGCAAGGTGCTGCGCGGCGATTTCGGCAACTCGGTTCTGACCGCCAACCCGGTGCTGACCGATATCAAGATCGTCTTCCCCGCGACGCTGGAACTCGCAACGCTCGGCACCATCATCGGCGTGCTGCTCGGCGTGCCCATGGGCGTCGCGGCGGCGGTGAAGAGCGGCCGCTGGCCCGATCACATCGCGCGCGTCGTCGGCCTCTTCGGCTATTCCGTTCCGGTGTTCTGGCTCGGCCTGATGGGGCTGCTGCTGTTCTACGCCAAGCTTGGAATCGTCGGCGGCCCTGGCCGCGTCGGCGTCGCCTATCAGGACATGGTGACGCCGGTCACCGGCGTGATCCTGATCGACTCCGCCATGCAGGGCGAATGGGAGACGTTCCGCGACGCCTTTTCGCATCTCATCCTGCCGGCGTCGGTGCTTGGCTTCTTCAGCCTTGCCTATATCAGCCGCATGACCCGCAGCTTCATGCTCGGCGAATTGCAGCAGCAATACATCATCACGGCGCGGGTGAAGGGCGTCTCCGAGAAGCGCGTGATCTGGGTGCATGCGTTGCGCAACGCCGCGGCGCCGATGATGACGGTGATCGCCCTCTCCTACGCCAACCTGCTCGAAGGCTCCGTGCTCACCGAGACGATCTTCGCCTGGCCAGGCCTTGGCCGTTACATCACTAACTCCCTCCTCAACGCCGACATGAACGCTGTGCTGGGCGGCACGATCGTCGTCGGCTCGGTCTATATCTGCGTGAATCTGATCTCTGACATTCTCGCGCGCACGCTCGATCCGAGGGCGCGATGA